The following coding sequences are from one Streptococcus sp. NPS 308 window:
- a CDS encoding MATE family efflux transporter, whose translation MFKKNKDILNIALPAMGENFLQMLMGMVDSYLVAHLGLIAISGVSVAGNVITIYQAIFIALGAAISSVISKSMGQKDQSKLAYHVTEALKITLLLSLLLGALSIFAGKEMIGLLGTEQAVAESGGLYLSLVGGSIVLLGLMTSFGALIRATHNPRLPLYVSFLSNALNILFSSLAIFVLDMGIAGVAWGTILSRLVGLVILWSQLKLPYEKPSFGLDKELLTLALPAAGERLMMRAGDVVIIALVVSFGTEAVAGNAVGEVLTQFNYMPAFGVATATVMLVARAVGEDNWKRVDNLSKQTFWLSLLLMLPLTFSIYALGTPLTHLYTTDPVAVEASVLVALFSLLGTPMATGTVIYTAVWQGLGNARLPFYATSIGMWCIRIGTAYLMGIVLGWGLPGIWAGTLLDNGFRWLFLRYRYQRYMSLKG comes from the coding sequence TTGTTTAAGAAAAATAAAGACATTCTTAATATTGCCTTGCCAGCTATGGGTGAAAACTTTTTGCAGATGCTCATGGGGATGGTGGACAGCTACTTGGTCGCCCACTTGGGCTTGATCGCTATTTCGGGTGTTTCAGTAGCTGGCAATGTTATCACGATTTACCAGGCCATTTTCATCGCTTTGGGGGCTGCTATTTCCAGTGTTATTTCAAAAAGCATGGGGCAGAAAGACCAGTCCAAGCTAGCTTATCATGTGACTGAAGCGCTGAAGATTACCTTGCTACTGAGTTTGCTTTTAGGAGCCTTGTCTATCTTTGCTGGGAAAGAGATGATAGGACTTTTGGGGACTGAACAGGCTGTAGCCGAAAGTGGAGGACTCTACCTTTCTTTGGTGGGAGGTTCAATTGTTCTTTTGGGCTTGATGACCAGTTTTGGGGCCTTGATTCGTGCAACGCATAATCCACGTCTACCCCTCTATGTTAGTTTTTTATCCAATGCCTTGAATATTCTCTTTTCGAGTCTAGCTATTTTTGTCCTTGATATGGGGATAGCTGGTGTTGCATGGGGGACTATTCTGTCTCGCTTGGTTGGTCTTGTGATTTTATGGTCGCAATTAAAACTGCCTTATGAGAAGCCATCTTTTGGTCTAGATAAGGAACTATTGACCTTAGCTTTACCAGCAGCTGGAGAGCGGCTTATGATGAGGGCTGGAGATGTCGTCATCATTGCTTTGGTCGTTTCTTTTGGGACGGAGGCAGTAGCGGGAAATGCAGTCGGGGAGGTTTTAACCCAGTTTAACTATATGCCTGCCTTTGGCGTCGCTACGGCAACGGTCATGCTGGTGGCTCGAGCAGTTGGAGAGGATAATTGGAAAAGAGTAGATAATTTGAGTAAACAAACCTTTTGGCTTTCTCTGCTTCTCATGTTGCCCTTAACTTTCAGTATCTATGCCTTAGGGACACCACTGACACACCTCTATACGACGGATCCTGTTGCGGTTGAAGCTAGCGTTTTGGTGGCACTTTTCTCACTACTAGGGACTCCCATGGCGACAGGGACAGTTATTTATACGGCGGTTTGGCAGGGCTTAGGAAATGCTCGTCTCCCCTTTTATGCGACAAGTATCGGGATGTGGTGTATCCGCATTGGGACAGCCTATCTGATGGGGATTGTGCTTGGTTGGGGCTTACCTGGTATTTGGGCAGGAACCCTTTTGGATAATGGTTTTCGATGGTTATTTCTACGCTACCGTTACCAGCGTTATATGAGTTTGAAAGGATAG
- a CDS encoding HAD family hydrolase — protein MQRTAFIWDLDGTLLDSYEAILSGIEETFGQFSIPYDKESVREFILKYSVQDLLEQVAEERKLDAEVLNQVRAQSLSEKNAQVVLMPGAREVLAWADQAGIQQFVYTHKGGNAFTILRDLGLESYFTEILTSQSGFARKPSPEAATYLLDKYQLDPDNTYYIGDRTLDVEFAQNSGIQSINFLESSYEGNQRIQVLADIPYIFEDK, from the coding sequence ATGCAAAGAACAGCTTTCATTTGGGATTTAGATGGAACCTTATTGGACTCTTACGAAGCGATTTTGTCAGGAATTGAGGAAACCTTTGGTCAGTTTTCTATTCCTTATGATAAGGAGAGCGTGAGAGAGTTTATCCTCAAGTATTCGGTGCAGGATTTGCTGGAGCAGGTGGCAGAAGAGCGAAAGCTGGATGCGGAAGTACTCAATCAGGTACGTGCCCAGAGCTTGTCTGAGAAAAATGCCCAGGTAGTTTTGATGCCAGGTGCGCGTGAAGTGCTAGCTTGGGCAGATCAAGCAGGGATTCAGCAGTTTGTTTATACCCATAAAGGGGGCAATGCCTTTACCATTTTAAGAGACTTGGGGTTGGAATCCTATTTTACAGAGATTTTAACCAGTCAGAGTGGTTTTGCGCGCAAGCCCAGTCCAGAAGCAGCGACATATCTGCTAGACAAATATCAGCTGGATCCTGATAACACTTATTATATAGGAGACCGGACTTTGGATGTGGAATTTGCCCAGAATAGTGGCATTCAAAGCATTAACTTTTTAGAGTCGTCTTATGAAGGGAATCAGAGGATTCAAGTACTAGCTGACATTCCTTATATTTTTGAGGATAAGTGA
- a CDS encoding LysM peptidoglycan-binding domain-containing protein, giving the protein MKKRIILASTVALSFAPALATQAKEIAWTARTVEQIQNDVTKNENKNSYTVQYGDTLSTIAEALGIDVTVLANLNKITNMDLIFPDTVLTTTVNEAEEVTEVEIQTPQTDASEEVTTATADLTTNQVTVDEQTVQVEDLSQPIEDAPTATETEKPVEVAPSSEVSETATVAEETPSTETPVAEETAETTPAEAPVAATTRPVEEAPQAATTVTEETAATTPAEAPVAAAPATETPADTAGSSATEEAASTATSDTATSTYQAEQSQTPSRTYSAPAAPDYAGLAVAKSENAGLQPQTAAFKEEVANLFGITSFSGYRPGDSGDHGKGLAIDFMVPVSSALGDQIAEYAVKNMASRGINYIIWKQRFYAPYDSKYGPAYTWNPMPDRGSVTENHYDHVHVSMN; this is encoded by the coding sequence ATGAAGAAAAGAATTATTTTAGCCTCAACAGTAGCCTTGTCTTTTGCGCCAGCATTGGCAACTCAAGCGAAAGAAATTGCATGGACAGCACGTACCGTTGAGCAAATCCAAAATGACGTGACGAAAAACGAGAACAAAAACAGCTATACAGTTCAGTATGGTGATACCCTGAGCACGATTGCAGAAGCTTTGGGGATAGATGTGACGGTTCTTGCCAATTTGAACAAAATCACTAATATGGACTTGATTTTCCCAGATACTGTCCTCACTACAACTGTCAATGAGGCAGAAGAGGTGACGGAAGTTGAAATCCAAACTCCTCAAACAGATGCTAGTGAAGAAGTGACGACTGCGACAGCTGATTTGACGACTAATCAAGTGACCGTCGATGAACAAACAGTTCAAGTAGAAGACCTTTCTCAACCAATTGAGGATGCTCCAACTGCAACAGAGACTGAAAAACCAGTAGAAGTAGCGCCAAGTTCAGAAGTTTCTGAGACAGCGACAGTTGCTGAAGAGACACCATCTACAGAAACACCTGTAGCTGAAGAAACAGCTGAAACGACTCCAGCGGAAGCACCAGTAGCAGCAACAACTCGCCCAGTTGAAGAAGCTCCTCAAGCAGCGACTACAGTAACCGAAGAAACGGCAGCAACAACTCCAGCAGAAGCACCAGTAGCAGCTGCTCCAGCAACTGAAACACCTGCTGATACAGCAGGATCAAGTGCAACAGAAGAAGCAGCATCAACAGCAACTTCTGACACTGCAACTTCGACTTATCAAGCAGAGCAAAGCCAAACTCCTTCAAGAACGTATTCAGCTCCAGCGGCTCCTGACTATGCAGGACTTGCTGTAGCTAAGTCTGAGAATGCTGGTCTTCAACCGCAAACGGCAGCCTTTAAGGAAGAAGTAGCCAACTTGTTTGGGATTACATCCTTTAGTGGCTACCGTCCTGGTGACAGTGGGGACCATGGTAAAGGTTTGGCCATCGACTTCATGGTTCCAGTGAGTTCAGCACTAGGGGATCAAATTGCAGAATATGCAGTCAAAAATATGGCTAGCCGTGGTATCAACTATATCATTTGGAAACAACGTTTCTACGCTCCATATGATAGTAAATATGGGCCAGCCTATACGTGGAATCCAATGCCAGACCGTGGAAGTGTGACCGAAAACCACTATGACCACGTTCACGTTTCAATGAACTAA
- a CDS encoding DUF975 family protein codes for MKYPKIDLKTIRLQTRQFQAENPRLFLVYLLPSMLVILSGFLNPLARLEESVLEQSFFSMLAQVLQAYLFPLVVSFMSTIFLAGAAFATLRLLKDPDTELSVKSSLALFAEERFSQTFLTLLLKRFYLFLWSIPNLVGVYFLFYSNLLARRFVALHPEFPKLDLSSVETEQFLMTFGLYFFASLILMIVGNILYVPQHYAYSQVEFLLCDTLDLGQAKPRQILKTSRFLMKGYKFQRFVLDLQLLPWYFLNWLTFGIASFSILPYIQNNHIFFYRALLARKRRNG; via the coding sequence ATGAAATACCCAAAAATTGATTTAAAAACCATTCGTCTGCAGACGAGGCAATTTCAGGCTGAAAATCCCCGCCTCTTTCTCGTCTATCTCTTACCTAGTATGCTGGTCATCTTGTCAGGCTTTCTCAACCCCTTGGCTCGTCTCGAAGAAAGTGTTTTAGAGCAATCCTTTTTCAGCATGCTGGCACAAGTTCTCCAAGCCTATCTCTTCCCGCTAGTGGTTTCTTTTATGAGCACGATTTTTCTAGCAGGTGCTGCTTTTGCGACACTCAGACTCCTCAAGGATCCTGATACAGAACTCTCAGTAAAATCAAGCCTGGCTCTCTTTGCTGAAGAGCGCTTCTCGCAAACCTTCCTAACTCTGCTCCTCAAACGTTTCTACCTCTTTTTATGGAGCATTCCAAACTTAGTAGGCGTTTATTTTCTCTTTTATAGCAATCTCTTAGCTCGGAGATTTGTCGCCCTACATCCTGAATTTCCAAAATTAGACCTCTCATCAGTTGAAACAGAGCAATTCCTTATGACCTTTGGTCTCTACTTTTTCGCGAGTCTCATCTTGATGATTGTAGGGAACATCCTCTACGTTCCGCAACATTATGCCTACTCGCAGGTAGAATTCCTCCTCTGCGACACTCTGGATTTAGGACAGGCTAAACCCCGTCAAATCCTGAAAACCAGCCGTTTCTTGATGAAGGGTTACAAATTCCAGCGCTTTGTCCTCGACTTGCAACTACTCCCTTGGTACTTCCTCAACTGGCTCACTTTTGGAATTGCTAGTTTTTCAATCCTTCCCTATATACAAAACAATCATATCTTCTTTTACAGAGCCCTACTAGCTCGTAAACGTCGAAATGGATAA
- the tgt gene encoding tRNA guanosine(34) transglycosylase Tgt: MSDSPIKYRLIKKEKHTGARLGEIITPHGTFPTPMFMPVGTQATVKTQSPEELKEMGSGIILSNTYHLWLRPGDELIARAGGLHKFMNWDQPILTDSGGFQVYSLADSRNITEEGVTFKNHLNGSKMFLSPEKAISIQNNLGSDIMMSFDECPQFYQPYDYVKKSIERTSRWAERGLKAHRRPHDQGLFGIVQGAGFEDLRRQSAHDLVSMDFPGYSIGGLAVGETHEEMNTVLDFTTQLLPENKPRYLMGVGAPDSLIDGVIRGVDMFDCVLPTRIARNGTCMTSQGRLVVKNAQFAEDFTPLDPECDCYTCKNYTRAYLRHLLKADETFGIRLTSYHNLYFLLNLMKQVRQAIMDDNLLEFREYFVEKYGYNKSGRNF, translated from the coding sequence ATGTCAGATTCACCAATCAAATACCGTTTGATTAAGAAAGAGAAACACACGGGAGCTCGTCTGGGAGAAATCATCACCCCGCACGGTACCTTCCCGACACCTATGTTTATGCCAGTTGGGACCCAAGCTACTGTAAAAACCCAGTCACCAGAGGAGTTGAAGGAGATGGGATCAGGGATTATCCTCTCTAATACCTATCATCTCTGGCTTCGCCCAGGGGACGAACTCATTGCACGCGCAGGTGGTCTCCACAAATTTATGAACTGGGACCAGCCAATCTTGACGGATAGTGGTGGTTTCCAGGTTTATTCCCTAGCAGATAGCCGAAATATCACCGAAGAAGGCGTAACCTTTAAAAACCATCTCAATGGCTCCAAGATGTTCCTATCCCCAGAAAAGGCCATCTCTATTCAGAACAATCTGGGCTCAGACATCATGATGTCCTTTGACGAATGTCCTCAATTTTATCAACCTTATGACTACGTTAAGAAATCAATCGAGCGTACTAGCCGTTGGGCTGAGCGTGGTTTGAAGGCTCACCGTCGCCCACATGACCAAGGTTTGTTTGGAATTGTACAGGGGGCAGGCTTTGAAGATCTTCGCCGTCAGTCAGCTCATGACCTTGTCAGCATGGACTTCCCTGGCTACTCTATCGGTGGTTTGGCAGTAGGAGAAACGCACGAAGAAATGAATACAGTCTTGGACTTCACAACTCAACTTCTTCCTGAAAACAAACCTCGCTATTTGATGGGTGTGGGAGCACCAGATAGCTTGATCGATGGAGTTATTCGTGGTGTGGATATGTTTGACTGTGTCTTGCCGACTCGTATCGCTCGTAACGGGACTTGTATGACCAGTCAAGGTCGTTTGGTTGTCAAAAATGCCCAGTTTGCTGAGGACTTTACACCACTGGATCCTGAGTGTGATTGCTACACATGTAAGAACTACACACGCGCCTACCTTCGTCATTTGCTCAAGGCTGATGAAACCTTCGGTATCCGCTTGACTAGCTACCATAATCTCTACTTCTTGCTTAATCTGATGAAGCAAGTACGTCAAGCCATTATGGATGACAATCTCTTGGAATTTCGTGAGTATTTTGTGGAAAAATATGGCTACAATAAGTCGGGCCGCAATTTCTAA
- a CDS encoding acyltransferase family protein, translating into MRIKWFSLIRITGLLLVLLYHFFQTIFPGGFFGVDVFFTFSGFLITSLLLEEFGKKSQIDLLGFFKRRFYRIVPPVVLMVLVTMPFTLLVRQDYVAGIGGQIAGVFGFVTNFYEMLTGGSYESQFIPHLFVHNWSLAVEVHYYILWGLAVWFLSKRSKSSSQLRGTVFLLSAGAFILSFFSMFIGSLMASSYSSVYFSSLTHVYPFFLGSILATVVGVRQTTDLVKQFDRMWNLRQNLLVFAAGLLVLLLLTFFVKFTYLFAYLFGFLLASLAAVVMIFAARVLHEKTPEIQEPRIITFLADTSYAVYLFHWPFYIIFSQLMGNLLAVILTVIFSYFFAILSFYIIEPLIAGRTNPIIRKISKLPHIKSISASSVGILVVIALVITIVSPQVGAFETDLMVNGFKQAQTNIGQTKTLAEQAELSRLGISEGTSLIGDSVALRANTALQEALPEANINAQVSRTTKQANDIMLLNNQNKALLKTVVIATGVNNPEGYKNDLDSIVNNLPKGHHLILVTPYEGDKSKDTYTSVEQYAAYARELAEKNPYVSIADWNKVAKEHPEIWAGTDQVHFGNDSNMIEEGAKLYAETIAAAVKAAQELPVKSK; encoded by the coding sequence ATGCGCATTAAATGGTTTTCCTTGATTAGGATTACAGGTTTACTACTGGTACTCTTGTACCACTTCTTTCAGACCATCTTTCCTGGAGGCTTTTTCGGGGTAGATGTCTTTTTCACATTTTCAGGATTCTTGATTACCTCTCTCCTCTTGGAAGAGTTTGGTAAGAAAAGCCAGATTGATTTGCTGGGCTTTTTTAAGAGACGGTTTTACCGTATCGTACCACCTGTGGTTTTGATGGTTTTGGTGACCATGCCCTTTACTCTCTTAGTTCGTCAAGACTATGTTGCAGGTATTGGCGGTCAGATTGCTGGAGTTTTCGGCTTTGTGACCAACTTCTATGAAATGCTTACGGGGGGCAGTTACGAATCTCAGTTCATTCCCCACCTCTTTGTTCATAACTGGAGTTTGGCTGTTGAGGTTCACTACTACATCCTTTGGGGTTTGGCTGTCTGGTTCTTGTCTAAACGATCAAAATCTAGTAGTCAGTTGAGAGGAACCGTCTTTCTCCTGTCTGCGGGAGCATTCATCCTTAGCTTCTTCTCTATGTTTATTGGTAGTCTCATGGCTAGTTCCTATTCGTCTGTCTATTTTTCAAGTCTAACCCATGTCTACCCTTTCTTTTTAGGAAGTATCCTTGCGACAGTTGTGGGAGTTCGTCAGACGACTGATTTGGTCAAACAATTTGATCGAATGTGGAATCTTCGTCAGAATCTACTGGTGTTTGCTGCAGGGCTTTTGGTATTGTTGCTTCTGACTTTCTTTGTTAAGTTTACCTACCTGTTCGCTTACTTGTTTGGTTTCTTACTTGCCAGCTTAGCAGCCGTGGTCATGATTTTCGCTGCACGTGTCTTGCATGAGAAGACTCCAGAGATACAAGAACCTAGGATAATCACCTTTCTAGCGGATACCAGCTATGCGGTTTATCTCTTCCACTGGCCTTTCTATATTATCTTTTCTCAATTAATGGGGAATCTATTAGCTGTTATCCTGACAGTTATCTTTTCCTATTTCTTTGCTATCTTGTCCTTTTATATTATTGAGCCATTGATTGCTGGTAGGACCAATCCTATCATTAGGAAAATCAGTAAACTGCCTCATATCAAATCCATTAGTGCTTCTAGTGTGGGAATCCTTGTAGTGATTGCCTTAGTGATTACTATTGTATCTCCTCAGGTTGGAGCCTTTGAAACAGACTTGATGGTCAATGGTTTTAAACAAGCGCAAACCAATATAGGACAAACAAAGACTCTTGCTGAACAAGCCGAACTGAGTCGTTTGGGAATTTCTGAGGGAACGAGTCTGATTGGAGATTCGGTAGCCTTGCGTGCTAATACAGCCTTACAAGAGGCACTTCCTGAAGCAAATATTAACGCTCAGGTTAGTCGGACGACCAAGCAAGCCAATGACATTATGCTTCTTAACAACCAGAACAAGGCACTGCTAAAAACAGTTGTCATTGCAACAGGGGTTAATAATCCTGAAGGTTATAAGAATGATTTGGACAGCATCGTTAACAATCTGCCCAAAGGACACCATCTGATATTGGTGACACCTTATGAGGGAGACAAGAGCAAGGATACTTATACATCAGTAGAGCAGTATGCGGCTTATGCGCGAGAATTAGCTGAAAAGAATCCTTATGTGAGCATCGCAGACTGGAATAAGGTCGCTAAGGAGCACCCTGAAATCTGGGCTGGAACTGACCAAGTCCACTTTGGAAATGATAGCAACATGATTGAAGAAGGTGCTAAATTATACGCAGAGACGATTGCAGCTGCTGTTAAGGCTGCTCAAGAACTACCTGTGAAATCAAAATAA
- the nagA gene encoding N-acetylglucosamine-6-phosphate deacetylase, which translates to MPNYIKADQFFYPHGVRRGGYLELVDGKFGKHVEEIPEGAEVIDYTGYSIAPGLVDTHIHGFGGVDVMDNNIEGTLHTMSEGLLSMGVTSFLPTTLTSSYEQLLAVTENIGARYQEATGAKIRGIYFEGPYFTEKYKGAQNPTYMKDPRMDEFRAWQKAANGLLNKIALAPEREGVEDFVRTVTGEGVTVALGHSDATFDEAKKAVDAGASVWVHAYNGMRGLTHRELGMVGAMYQLPHTYAELICDGHHVDPKACEILIKQKGTENIALITDCMTAGGLEDGDYMLGEFPVVVANGTARLKSTGNLAGSILKLKDGLKNVVDWNIASPHEAVMMASFNPAKSVHIDDVCGQIREGYDADFIVLDKDLELVATYLDGVKRYQA; encoded by the coding sequence ATGCCTAATTATATTAAAGCGGATCAGTTTTTCTACCCACACGGAGTTCGTCGTGGCGGTTACTTGGAACTTGTGGATGGCAAGTTTGGAAAGCATGTAGAAGAGATTCCTGAAGGAGCTGAGGTGATTGACTATACAGGCTACAGCATTGCCCCAGGACTTGTGGATACCCACATTCATGGATTTGGTGGTGTGGATGTTATGGATAATAACATCGAAGGAACCCTTCATACCATGAGTGAAGGGCTCCTTAGCATGGGAGTAACGAGTTTCTTGCCAACTACTTTGACCTCTTCTTATGAGCAATTGCTCGCAGTAACAGAAAATATCGGTGCCCGTTACCAGGAAGCAACTGGAGCGAAAATTCGGGGTATCTATTTTGAAGGTCCGTATTTCACAGAAAAATACAAGGGGGCTCAAAACCCTACCTACATGAAAGATCCTCGTATGGATGAGTTTCGTGCTTGGCAAAAAGCAGCAAATGGCTTGCTCAATAAAATTGCCCTTGCGCCAGAACGTGAAGGTGTAGAAGACTTTGTACGTACGGTTACGGGAGAAGGTGTGACAGTTGCTCTTGGTCACTCAGATGCAACATTTGACGAAGCTAAAAAGGCAGTAGATGCTGGGGCTAGTGTTTGGGTACATGCCTACAATGGGATGCGTGGTTTGACTCACCGTGAACTCGGTATGGTTGGAGCCATGTATCAATTACCTCATACCTATGCAGAGTTGATCTGTGACGGTCACCATGTGGATCCGAAAGCCTGCGAAATCCTTATCAAACAAAAAGGAACAGAAAATATTGCTCTTATCACAGACTGTATGACAGCTGGTGGATTGGAAGACGGCGACTACATGTTGGGAGAATTCCCAGTTGTCGTTGCAAATGGAACTGCTCGTCTCAAATCCACAGGTAACTTGGCGGGTTCTATTCTCAAACTCAAAGACGGTTTGAAGAATGTGGTTGACTGGAACATTGCCTCTCCACATGAAGCAGTCATGATGGCGAGCTTCAACCCAGCAAAATCTGTTCACATTGATGATGTTTGTGGCCAAATCCGTGAAGGCTACGATGCTGACTTTATCGTGCTAGATAAAGATTTGGAATTGGTAGCTACCTATCTAGATGGTGTGAAACGTTATCAAGCATAA
- a CDS encoding DUF1033 family protein has product MYRVIEMYGDFEPWWFMEGWEEDVIMSQRFDKYYDALKYYKTCWFELESKTPFYKSRSDLMTIFWDPADQRWCDECDEYLQQYHSLLLLEDEGIIPDEKLRPGYEKQTGQEKHRSCRIKWR; this is encoded by the coding sequence ATGTATCGTGTTATAGAAATGTATGGGGACTTTGAGCCTTGGTGGTTCATGGAAGGTTGGGAAGAAGATGTCATCATGAGTCAACGGTTTGACAAGTACTATGATGCTCTAAAATATTACAAAACTTGCTGGTTTGAGTTAGAAAGCAAAACTCCTTTCTATAAGAGTCGGAGTGACCTTATGACCATTTTTTGGGATCCTGCGGACCAGCGTTGGTGTGATGAGTGTGATGAGTATTTGCAACAATATCACTCCCTCCTCCTTCTAGAAGACGAAGGCATCATACCCGATGAAAAACTACGCCCAGGTTATGAAAAACAAACAGGTCAAGAAAAGCACCGTTCTTGCCGCATAAAATGGAGATAA
- the comGA gene encoding competence type IV pilus ATPase ComGA, translated as MVQEIAQKMIATAKEKGAQDIYFIPKEATYELHMRIGDERCLIDSYDFEVLAAVISHFKFVAGMNVGEKRRSQLGSCDYQHGKKVSSLRLSTVGDYRGHESLVIRLLHDEERELRFWFQDLVELGEQYRQRGLYLFAGPVGSGKTTLMHELAKSLFKGQQVMSIEDPVEIKQDDMLQLQLNEAIGLTYENLIKLSLRHRPDLLIIGEIRDSETARAVVRASLTGATVFSTIHAKSIRGVYERLLELGVTEEELAVVLQGVCYQRLIGGGGILDFANKDYQEHQPTSWNEQIDQLLKDGHITSLQAETEKITYR; from the coding sequence ATGGTACAAGAAATTGCACAGAAAATGATTGCGACTGCTAAGGAAAAAGGAGCTCAGGATATCTATTTCATTCCCAAGGAAGCTACTTATGAACTTCATATGCGAATTGGTGATGAGAGGTGTCTCATTGACTCCTATGATTTTGAGGTTTTAGCTGCAGTGATTAGTCATTTCAAGTTTGTGGCGGGTATGAATGTAGGAGAAAAACGCCGTAGTCAGCTGGGCTCTTGCGACTACCAGCATGGAAAGAAGGTATCTTCTCTGCGCTTGTCAACCGTAGGAGATTATCGGGGACATGAGAGTTTGGTCATTCGTTTGTTGCACGACGAGGAAAGGGAGTTGCGCTTTTGGTTTCAGGATCTAGTTGAGTTAGGAGAGCAGTACAGGCAACGGGGCCTCTATCTCTTTGCAGGTCCAGTCGGCAGTGGTAAGACGACCTTGATGCACGAATTAGCTAAGTCCCTCTTTAAGGGACAGCAGGTCATGTCTATCGAAGATCCAGTAGAAATCAAGCAGGACGACATGCTCCAGTTGCAGTTGAATGAGGCGATTGGACTGACCTATGAAAATCTAATCAAACTGTCTCTCCGACATCGCCCAGACCTCTTGATTATCGGTGAAATTCGGGACAGTGAGACGGCGCGTGCAGTTGTCAGAGCCAGTTTGACAGGTGCGACGGTCTTTTCAACCATTCATGCCAAAAGTATCCGAGGTGTTTATGAGCGCCTTCTGGAGTTAGGTGTGACGGAGGAGGAACTAGCAGTTGTTCTGCAAGGCGTCTGCTACCAGAGATTAATCGGGGGAGGAGGAATCCTTGACTTTGCAAACAAAGACTATCAAGAACACCAGCCAACTAGCTGGAATGAGCAGATTGACCAGCTTCTTAAAGATGGACATATCACAAGTCTTCAGGCTGAAACGGAAAAAATTACCTACCGCTAA